In Gadus macrocephalus chromosome 11, ASM3116895v1, a single genomic region encodes these proteins:
- the LOC132467463 gene encoding uncharacterized protein LOC132467463: MIYEQLFLFRSGLYSQRLQQSRSGAGSCRWMLARSRSVLQEQTVEVTEAVVWRCSSGGPWRSSGGARREVRGGRLEALAAGGGKAGSRAAQRMQNEGLRRRSWRQRPAWRRRWPGGPGSVQPGRGGMEGQVAAPHPKGLEAANLEGLETAEVLEATAVLEATAGLEVEVICRSWSRWAWRRRLGPTWRAWRRWWRPTWRSRRWRPPGGGQPGGPGGGVLEGPAAASWRARRRRLGVLAVVCIIGN, from the exons atgatttatgaacagttgtttttgttcaggagcggattgtactcccagaggcttcaacagagcaggtctggagctgggagctgcaggtggatgttggccaggagccgttcagtcctacaggaacagacgg tagaggtgacggaggcggtcgtctggaggtgctcgtctggaggtccgtggcggtcgtcgggaggtgctcgccgtgaggtccgtggcggtcgtctggaggcgctcgctgcaggtggagggaaggccgggagccgtgcagcccaacggatgcagaacg aaggactgaggcggaggtcctggaggcagaggccagcctggaggcggcggtggcctggaggtcctggaagcgtccaacctggaaggggcggcatggagggccaggtggcggctcctcatcca aagggcctggaggcggccaacctggaaggcctggagacggccgaggtcctggaggcaacggcggtcctggaggcaacggcgggcctggaggtggaggtaatctgcaggtcctggagtcggtgggcctggaggcggcggttgggtccaacctggagggcctggaggcggtggtggagaccaacctggaggtcccggcggtggcgtccacctggcggcggtcagcctggagggcccggcggcggcgtcttggagggcccggcggcggcgtcttggagggcccggcggcggcgtcttGGCGTCTTggcggttgtatgtattattgggaactga
- the rnf181 gene encoding E3 ubiquitin-protein ligase RNF181 gives MASYFDEHDCEPTNPEEQYRQNALLELARSLMQGLDIDSDAFDLSDWDQRLPPPAAAAAVRTLCVVVVSPEQADRGLKCPVCLLEFEEQEAVRQMPCKHYFHSGCILPWLGKTNSCPLCRLELPTDNPEYEEFKKDKARRRQREHRLEDLHGAMYT, from the exons ATGGCGTCCTACTTTGACGAGCACGACTGTGAACCCACCAACCCAGAGGAGCAGTACCGTCAGAATGCCCTCCTGGAGCTGGCCAG GTCTCTGATGCAGGGCCTGGACATCGACTCGGACGCCTTCGACCTGTCGGACTGGGACCAGCGGCTGCCccccccggccgccgccgccgcggtccGGACCCTGTGTGTGGTGGTCGTCTCCCCCGAGCAAGCAG ACAGAGGTCTGAAATGTCCTGTGTGTCTGCTGGAGTTTGAGGAACAAGAGGCGGTGCGACAGATGCCCTGCAAACACTACTTCCACTCGGGCTGCATCCTGCCCTGGCTGGGGAAG ACCAACTCGTGTCCGCTGTGTCGTCTGGAGCTGCCCACAGACAACCCGGAGTACGAAGAGTTCAAGAAGGACAAG GCGAGGCGGCGGCAGAGGGAACACAGACTTGAGGACCTACATGGAGCCATGTACACATGA
- the vamp5 gene encoding vesicle-associated membrane protein 5 — translation MMNGKSRLQWAEEEVSEVKGIMMDNLKKADERADKLEDLDDRAEDMLAKSKSFEKTTQKVKQKKRWENMRTKMVLVGVGVAALLIVIGIIIYYIVRSTNGGE, via the exons ATG ATGAACGGTAAGAGTCGTCTGCagtgggcggaggaggaggtgtcggAGGTGAAGGGCATCATGATGGACAACCTGAAGAAGGCCGACGAGAGGGCCGACAAACTGGAGGACCTGGACGACCGGGCCGAGGACATGCTGGCCAAG AGTAAAAGTTTCGAGAAGACCACCCAGAAGGTGAAGCAGAAGAAGCGCTGGGAGAACATGAGGACGAagatggtgctggtgggggtgggggtggctgCCCTGCTCATCGTCATAGGCATCATCATATACTACATCGTCAGGTCCACCAACGGAGGGGAGTAG